The genomic DNA TGACTCATTTGCATGTTAATACCGGTTAATCTCGTATCGTGATCAAAAGTCTTGTCACGATATGAACGTAAAAGGATCCCGTTACCAAAGAATTCGGAAAAGGAACCGGCTCTTAAACGCAGATCTGTTAAATTTAATTGTATATATCTTTCATCCCAGCGATAATCAATATCAGAAGGTCGGAGATCTTGGATTGGCTGGAATTGATCATATTTAGGTAATTCTGCAATAAATGATATCCCGGCTTCGATATTTTGATAATTTAATCTGACAAGGGTTTCATTATAAAAATAGCTGGAGAGAGAATCTTGAGCAGATTTGTAGATATATTGGGCTTCATTGAGTCCCGAGATCTGGAATTGAGCATAACAGATCCCAACTGAAAAAAAGAGGATAAGCCATAAGGCAGATAATGATATGATTATTTTCATTTTTCTTCAATACACTCCTGCTCTATAACAGCTTTTTCCTCTACTTCCTGTTTTGTGATCAATGATAACAACTCTTCAATCTCTGAGGTCAGTTTTGCTTCGTCACCCCTGGTGTATCCGATATGTTCATAGACGATCTCACCATCCAAACTAATGAGAAAAGTATGGGGGATAGATGATACATTAAACTGCTTCATAACATCCTGATTAGTGTCAAAGAGTGTAGTAAATGTATATTTCTGAGAGCGGAGAAGACTTTTTGCCTTATTTACGTCACGGGGTCTGTCTATGTTAATTGTTATCACCTTTACATCTTCATATTCCCGATGGATCTTCTCGATCTCAGGTAAGAGTTGCATGCATGGTGCACACCAGCTTGCCCAGAAGTCGATGACGATGAGCCCTTTGCCGATATGATCTGCTATGTTTACGTTTTGATTGTTCACGTCCGGTAAAGTAAAATTTCTTATCGGCTCACTGTTCAAAACTCCGAACAACATTAAGATACCTATTAAAATTACTATTCTATATTTCATTATTCCTCCTTATTTTCAGGGTAAAACTATTTCATATTCAATGACATTATGTACAATGCATGTTTCACTATCATAAACGTCTTCAATGGTCTGTAACCAGACAACTAATCTCGGTTCGGTAAAAGAAAACTCCGGTAAAATAAAATCCTCTGTTACCAACACATTAAACATGTCGGGCGTCAAAGAAACTGCGTCTTTGTAAAACACAACATTGCGACAGGGTTGTCCGGCTGCATTGTTTACATCGGTCTCTTTTTCAATCAAAGCATATTTTAGCTGCAGATCTGTTAAATCTAAACTCTCAGTAGCTATTCGAACCTGAAATGATAGGTTCCCATCAGAAATAGCATAGTTAAAATCCTCAAAAAAGAACTCTGCATACTGATTAAGGAATGAAGAGATAGCGAAATTATACTCGTCATAACTATTCGGAGAACCGGTAGGAATCTCCATACTTCCCTGAATGATGCTCTTTGGCAGAGCAGTAGATAATTGATAATAATTGAGGATATCCATATTACCGATATCCAATGCATCCATAATATGGTACTCTATATAATAGAATCTATTACCGTATAGTTGCTTCAGATCATGTAAAGCTGCTTCTACATAAGGGCAATTAGGACACCAAGTAGCCGTGAAGAGTTCAACTAATACCCGCATTTCTTCAGGTTCTTCCGGAGTTTGTTGATTACCGATTAATAGGTAACCTGCATTCTTGTCGAGTGTATATTCGACTATCAAAGTATCTATGCTCGCTGAACTGTCTTCTATCCTATAGCGAAAAGAGAGAGCTGCTTGATCATGATCTTCAATAGTGATACTAAGATCCTCGGTTACGATCTCTGCTAATTGTGTAAAATAGATCTCGACGTCACTCTTAGTTAACCCATCATTCAGATAATCCTCACTATAGAAATTCATAACCGCTGAAATATTATTTTCTGATAGTGACTCGAATAGGGTGCTGCTGAACAGGTTTAAATGTTCTGTATAGCTAATATCTTCTTCAGCTGGTTGAAAACTGTTATCAAATCGATCGCACGCTATGATCAGAAGTGCGATCATTAGTATAACAATCGATAATAATAGTGTTGATCTTCTATTTATTTTCATCTTACCTCACTATATATTATTAAGCAAAATCTATTCCAATATATAACTTATGGTTCAATTCTGTCTAAGACATCAAAGACCATTCTCTTGGTTATTATTTCAGGTAATAGAATAGGTTCTTCTTCACCCGGCAGATAGAAGACATAT from Candidatus Cloacimonadota bacterium includes the following:
- a CDS encoding TlpA family protein disulfide reductase, producing the protein MKYRIVILIGILMLFGVLNSEPIRNFTLPDVNNQNVNIADHIGKGLIVIDFWASWCAPCMQLLPEIEKIHREYEDVKVITINIDRPRDVNKAKSLLRSQKYTFTTLFDTNQDVMKQFNVSSIPHTFLISLDGEIVYEHIGYTRGDEAKLTSEIEELLSLITKQEVEEKAVIEQECIEEK